In the genome of Maribacter forsetii DSM 18668, the window GCTTTGTTTCCAGCTGCTACTCTTTGTAATACATTACTTTCGTGACCGTTACCATTTTGTGTTATTCTTGCGATAGATCCTGCACTGTCTTGGTCTATATTACTTAGGTTGCCATTTCCTCTTTGGTCAACATAAGCCTTGTCGTTATCACCATGTTGCATTATATCACTGATATGGTTCATTCCTCGTTGATCAACTTTAGCATAATTATTGTTACCAGAGAATTGGGTGATAGTACTTTCTTGATTATCCCCTTTTTGAATTACATATGCTTTTTCGTTAACGCCTAATCCTTGAGTAACAGTACTGTTGTGGTTTGTGCCATTTTGATCAACATTAGCTAATGAGTTGCCAAAATCCTGATAGACTGTACTTGTGTTAGTCGATCCAACTTGTTTTACAAAAATGTCATTTTGAGTACCAGATTGATTATTGTAGGCTTTGTTGTCTTGACCATCTTGTTCTGTATTAGAATAATTTTCTGAACCGCCATTAGCTTCAGTTACAGTATTCCAAACTTGGTTATCGGTTCCATCTTGGTCTATAATAGCTATGTTATTATCTCCAGAAATATAAGTAACATCCAAATTGTTGGTTCCATTTTGTGTTGAACGTACAGTATTTTCGTCACCTCGAATCTCCGTTGTAGCATTTGGTGAGGCACCTGCCCTAGAACTATTATTTAAATTACCAATTTGATCAATGAAAACCTTGTTTCCTGTTCCTACCACAAATGACCTAGTGTAATTACTTGTACCTTTTTGATCAACATCCGTATTATTGTTAAGACCTCCAGATTGAGCACTGTTTCTGTTCGAAGTACCTCTTTGTACAATTTTTGCATCATTATTGGTACCGTTCATTCTAACACTAGACCTGTTGGTTAATCCTTTTTGATCCACCTCAACGTTTGCATCAGTTGCAGTGAAAATCAAGCCATTACTTCCAACTCCTCCATTGGTTACAGTGCTAGTGTTGTTTTGCGCCATTACAAATGACCCCATTGCTAGTGCCATGGCACTTAAAACTACTTTTTTCATAAAATTTAATTTAAATATTAATTATTGGTTATAACTCTTTGTGGGGTATTCCTAACAAGTAGAAATAAGAATTAAACAAAAACTAATAAAGGAAAGGGGATATGCCTTTTTAGTTGAAACTAAAAGTCATTAGATAAATCTTAAAATGTACGGGGGGAAAGCTTTACGGGGGATAAACTCGTGCAATAAAAAATAACTAACTAATTATTTTAAATTTCAGTTGCTTATCAATTCTTCAACAAGTTTATCTGTTTCAACGATTATTTATTAAAATAATCGTTGAAATACAAATTTAACAGATAAGTAACATTTTAACTTATTTTTTGTTGAAATCATAAAATTTGGATTTATAATTGAATAATAACTAAAAGTTATCGTAATTTTAAATAATTGTCAAATTGTTTATAACTGTCGTCACCATACTTAAAACAAAAAAGCCACCCAATTGGGTGGCTTTTTTTATATTATTTGGTGATAAATTATTTCATCATTGGCTTGTAATCAAATTTTTGACCACCTACAGATGCATCCGCCATTAAACCTGCTTTTGGTAAAGCAAATACGGCAACACCATCTCTGTATTTTGCGTTAACTGCAACTCCAGATTTTATTGCTACTGCCGATGCTTCAGCAGAAAATTCAAAATCACCTTCTTTAAATTCGGCTAAATCTTCCTCTGTTTCAAAAAAGATTACTTCTGTAATTGCTTGTCCACCTGCTTGTAGACCAACACTTAATTTTTTTAAATCAGCCATACCAACCATAGTTCCATCTTCGTATACTACACCATTACCTGATGCACCTCCAATAATGAAACCACCTTTACCTACGTTTGGAAAAACTACATATCCAGCTGAATTTTTAAAGAATTGGTCTAAACCAACTTCCATAGTCATTAATTTCTCTTTCGCTTTATCTGAATCCTTAATTATTTTTTTGTCTTTGCTACTTTGCGCATTTACACCTACAGCTAAGAATAAGAAGGCTGCGGCTGTTATAGATTTTAAAATTTTCATTTGTTCTAATTTTATGTGTTAATAAGAATTGTTTCTATACCACAAAGTTAAACTGAATTGAAAGTAATGTTTGTTCTTATCCATAAAAAATTTGATTCAAATACATTTTAATTATTTGTAAATCAGTTAATTGTAAGTTAAAATTATGTTTTAAATTACTGTTATAATGTCTAAGTATTTTAATTAAAGGGATTTATAGATAGAACATATTTCTTAAAAATTTGTTAATTATAGGTTTTAATTTTATATTCATATCATATTTTAAAAATGATAGGCGATGGAAAACCAAGAGAACTTCTTTGATTCGAAAATGATAGCAAACTTTCTAATAGCTTTCGCTTTGATTTTTACTGCCATATATTATTTCAATTATTCCGATGAAATTGAAAATGAAGTAAATACTGTTATCGTATCTTCTTTAAAAGATGTGAACAATAGTTTGGTAGAGCAGGAGACTGCTCACAAATAATTAAAATTTCTGACCATAACTATAGGCTGTCAATTCATTAGAATTGGCAGCCATATTTGTTT includes:
- a CDS encoding lipid-binding SYLF domain-containing protein; translated protein: MKILKSITAAAFLFLAVGVNAQSSKDKKIIKDSDKAKEKLMTMEVGLDQFFKNSAGYVVFPNVGKGGFIIGGASGNGVVYEDGTMVGMADLKKLSVGLQAGGQAITEVIFFETEEDLAEFKEGDFEFSAEASAVAIKSGVAVNAKYRDGVAVFALPKAGLMADASVGGQKFDYKPMMK